A section of the Anabaena cylindrica PCC 7122 genome encodes:
- the ahcY gene encoding adenosylhomocysteinase encodes MTATTPRLKHEVKDLALAPLGRQRIEWAGREMPVLKQIRDRFEKEKPFAGLRISACAHVTTETAHLAIALKAGGADAVLIASNPLSTQDDVAASLVADHEISVFAQKGEDAATYSRHVQIALDHRPNIIVDDGSDVVAELVQHRQNQIADLIGSTEETTTGIVRLRAMFNEGVLTFPAMNVNDADTKHFFDNRYGTGQSTLDGIIRATNILLAGKTIVVVGYGWCGKGTALRARGMGANVIVTEIDHIKAIEAVMDGFRVLPMAEAAPHGDIFITVTGNKHVVRGEHFDVMKDGAIVCNSGHFDLELDLKYLAANAKEIKDVRPFTQEYKLTNGKSVVVLGEGRLINLAAAEGHPSAVMDMSFANQALAVEYLVKNKGSLAAGLHSIPREVDEEIARLKLQAMGIFIDSLTADQIDYINSWQSGT; translated from the coding sequence ATGACCGCAACTACTCCCAGATTAAAGCACGAGGTTAAAGACCTCGCCCTTGCTCCCTTGGGAAGACAACGGATTGAGTGGGCTGGACGAGAAATGCCTGTATTGAAGCAAATCCGCGATCGCTTTGAGAAAGAAAAGCCCTTTGCTGGATTGCGTATTTCAGCTTGCGCCCACGTGACCACAGAAACAGCACATTTAGCGATCGCTCTTAAAGCCGGTGGTGCTGATGCAGTTTTAATTGCTAGTAACCCTTTATCAACTCAAGATGACGTAGCAGCCAGTCTTGTAGCTGATCATGAAATTTCCGTATTTGCTCAAAAAGGCGAAGATGCCGCTACCTATAGCCGCCACGTCCAAATAGCCTTAGATCATCGCCCCAACATCATTGTTGATGACGGTAGCGACGTGGTAGCAGAATTAGTTCAACATCGTCAAAACCAAATCGCTGATTTGATTGGTAGCACCGAAGAAACCACCACAGGTATCGTGCGGTTACGTGCCATGTTTAACGAAGGCGTTCTCACCTTCCCCGCAATGAACGTCAACGACGCAGACACCAAGCACTTCTTTGATAACCGCTATGGTACTGGTCAATCTACCTTAGATGGAATTATCCGCGCTACAAATATTTTGTTAGCTGGTAAAACTATTGTCGTTGTCGGTTATGGCTGGTGTGGTAAGGGTACAGCCCTCCGCGCCCGTGGGATGGGTGCAAACGTCATCGTTACCGAAATTGACCACATCAAGGCAATTGAAGCCGTTATGGATGGTTTCCGTGTGCTACCAATGGCGGAAGCAGCACCTCACGGTGATATCTTCATTACTGTCACAGGTAACAAGCACGTCGTTCGGGGTGAACACTTCGATGTAATGAAAGACGGTGCGATCGTTTGTAACTCTGGTCACTTTGATTTGGAACTTGATTTGAAATACTTAGCCGCTAATGCTAAGGAAATCAAGGATGTCCGTCCTTTCACCCAAGAGTATAAGTTGACAAATGGTAAATCCGTTGTCGTTCTGGGAGAAGGGCGTTTGATTAATTTGGCTGCTGCTGAAGGACACCCTAGCGCAGTTATGGATATGAGTTTTGCTAACCAAGCTTTGGCTGTTGAATACCTGGTGAAGAATAAGGGTAGTTTAGCTGCTGGTTTGCATTCTATTCCTAGAGAAGTGGATGAAGAAATTGCTCGTTTGAAGTTGCAAGCTATGGGCATTTTCATTGATAGTTTGACAGCAGATCAAATTGACTATATCAATTCTTGGCAGTCTGGTACTTGA
- a CDS encoding Tudor-knot domain-containing protein, which yields MEKSIIQLVDELSTDNITVKVLKAVDYVAPSQWNNLVGFDNSIRAITGETDAKVIQKIRERAVILYHDPQQGYQSAIKLYQTIDKADTAMAAAALANKVGEKIGVLSFLTNITPKADLTQTIDLVLKLAVEIIVFCKLNGIPQPNPQEFAKSLTNNYQDASLMRMVALVCLDGILPLGPDFLNKIHQLISGTDASQIAQNPVFSAINSSLPGNNPTEKLGFITQGFNSVQGWISNLVSKTGITPQSIFSSLGNFIQIADDNLDFVAAFIDQTTNYYEHTGIQTVASSLIKQSHILVKQEIQQEEKSSVREISSTVKVDNKQYAVGTKVEVWDEEEEDWYSATIEKVKDNEYFIHYDGYGSSSDEWVEPDDLRIRDKAASDDNGYAVGVKVKVWDEDNEDWYSATINKIQGQQYFVHYVDYDSSYDEWVDLDDIC from the coding sequence ATGGAGAAATCAATTATTCAGTTGGTTGACGAGTTATCAACTGATAATATTACCGTCAAAGTTTTAAAAGCTGTCGATTATGTAGCACCAAGTCAATGGAACAATTTGGTGGGCTTTGACAATAGTATCCGTGCCATTACCGGAGAAACTGATGCTAAGGTAATCCAGAAAATTCGGGAGCGTGCTGTTATTTTATATCACGATCCTCAACAGGGCTACCAGAGCGCAATTAAGCTTTATCAAACAATTGATAAAGCAGATACAGCTATGGCAGCGGCGGCTTTAGCGAACAAAGTTGGTGAGAAAATTGGTGTTCTTTCTTTTCTCACCAATATTACACCCAAAGCAGACCTCACCCAAACGATTGATTTGGTGTTGAAACTTGCTGTTGAAATCATAGTTTTCTGCAAACTCAATGGTATTCCTCAACCCAACCCCCAAGAGTTTGCCAAGTCTCTAACCAATAACTATCAAGATGCCTCTCTCATGAGGATGGTAGCTCTAGTTTGTTTAGATGGAATTCTGCCATTAGGTCCCGACTTCCTGAACAAAATTCATCAACTCATTAGTGGCACTGACGCTAGTCAAATAGCTCAAAACCCAGTTTTTTCAGCTATTAATAGCTCTCTACCAGGCAATAATCCCACTGAAAAACTTGGTTTTATTACTCAAGGTTTTAACTCTGTACAAGGCTGGATATCTAATTTAGTATCCAAGACAGGTATAACTCCGCAATCAATTTTTAGTAGTTTGGGTAATTTTATTCAAATTGCTGATGATAATCTAGACTTTGTAGCAGCATTCATCGATCAAACTACCAATTATTATGAGCATACAGGGATTCAAACTGTGGCTTCTAGTTTGATCAAGCAATCCCATATTTTAGTTAAACAGGAAATTCAACAAGAGGAAAAATCATCAGTCCGAGAGATATCATCTACTGTAAAAGTTGATAATAAGCAGTATGCAGTAGGAACAAAAGTAGAAGTCTGGGATGAAGAAGAAGAAGATTGGTATTCTGCAACTATTGAGAAAGTCAAAGATAACGAATACTTTATTCATTATGATGGTTACGGGTCATCCTCAGATGAATGGGTTGAACCAGATGATTTGCGTATCCGCGACAAAGCTGCATCTGATGATAATGGATACGCTGTGGGTGTAAAGGTCAAAGTTTGGGATGAGGATAATGAGGATTGGTATTCTGCAACTATTAATAAAATTCAGGGTCAACAATACTTTGTACATTACGTTGACTATGACTCATCCTATGATGAATGGGTTGATCTAGACGATATTTGCTAA
- a CDS encoding XisI protein, whose amino-acid sequence METLNYQEIVKDIISKYAKDQAEEDLENTEIVFDTERDIYLLIYTGWKDENRIYGCPIHISIKDGKIWIERDFTEEGIPHQLVELGVPKSDIVLGFRSPYVRQFTGFASV is encoded by the coding sequence ATGGAAACCTTAAATTATCAAGAGATAGTAAAAGATATTATCTCTAAATATGCCAAAGACCAAGCAGAGGAAGATTTAGAAAATACAGAAATTGTCTTTGATACAGAACGGGATATTTATTTATTAATATATACAGGATGGAAAGACGAAAATAGAATTTATGGTTGTCCCATTCATATTAGTATTAAAGATGGAAAAATTTGGATTGAAAGGGATTTTACGGAAGAAGGAATTCCTCATCAATTAGTAGAGTTAGGTGTACCGAAATCAGATATTGTTTTAGGTTTTAGATCACCTTATGTGAGACAGTTTACTGGTTTTGCATCGGTTTAG
- a CDS encoding XisH family protein produces the protein MSAKDFFHNAVRLALEKDGWLITDDPLYFRLTALVKIRIDLGAEKLIGAEKDHQKIAVEVKSFIGLSAISEFHTAIGQFLNYRIALGQQDPERILYLAISQDIYQEFFTDSFIQTVLQTYEIKLLVFDINKEEIVLWKP, from the coding sequence ATGTCAGCGAAAGATTTTTTTCACAATGCAGTTAGGTTAGCTTTAGAAAAAGATGGTTGGTTAATTACTGATGATCCTTTATATTTTCGACTGACAGCATTAGTTAAGATTAGGATCGATTTGGGTGCAGAAAAGTTAATTGGCGCTGAAAAAGATCATCAAAAGATAGCGGTGGAAGTAAAAAGTTTTATAGGACTTTCAGCAATTTCTGAATTTCATACAGCTATTGGTCAATTTTTGAATTATAGGATAGCATTAGGACAGCAAGACCCTGAAAGAATATTATATTTAGCGATATCTCAAGATATATATCAAGAGTTTTTTACTGATAGTTTCATTCAAACTGTTTTACAAACTTATGAGATTAAATTATTAGTTTTTGATATTAACAAGGAGGAAATAGTGTTATGGAAACCTTAA